Below is a window of Tolypothrix bouteillei VB521301 DNA.
TTGAATTTAACAGTTCTCTTCCTCAAGAGATAGTCTTAGGCTTTATACCAATTTTCTATGAAGATGCATACAATTAGCCTGCGTATAGCCCTTACGGGCATAGCCTGCGGCATCGCGTAGCGTGCGCTTTGCGCTTAGGCAGGCTTTGTTTGTATAGCCGAGGCAGCGCGTTGCGGAGAGAAGTTGCGGCTTGGGGGTTTCCACGTCAGATGCTTCACTTGGGCAAAGCCCAAGACCGCACTGACTCCCCAATAGCAAACTTCGGAGGGTTCCCCCCGTTGTAGCGCCTGCCGTCCACATTTCCAATGTGAGGGCAATAATGTGCAATTTCACATAGAATTGGTATTAGATCGCTTGAACAACGAAAACAGACAGAATTTGCAGTTTGGTAATGAGTAAGTTTTCAGCAACAACTTTTTTGTGCGACTTATACTGAGTCGTTTATTGCCCTTTGTATTTAATCCTCCAGCATTCTTTCTCATTCAGAATCATCAACTTTCCTACAAACAAATCTGGCTTTGGAGTAAACGCACTACCATAACCCTGTATGCGATCGCTCTGATACTCCTTTGTGGGTTGTTGGCTTTTGGATTGAACGCTATCCAAACATAATGATTAAAAAATACGTGATTAAAAAACTACTCCAGGCGCAGGGGGCGCAGAGGAAAAGATAAACAGAAATAATTCCGATACAAACGGATTTGACATACAATTTTTAGCTTTCTCTGTGCAAATGTCGCTTGAAGAATTGTGTCAGTTGTTGCCAAGCATCTTCCGCCGCCAAGCGGTTGTAGTCGGAGCGTTCGTGACAGAAAAAACCATGACCTGCATTGGGGTAAACTTTCAACGTGTAGTCTTTCCCAAGTTCTTGGAACCGCGACTCAATTTGCCGAATGCGATCGCACGGAATGAACGGATCGACTCCTCCGAAGAACAAGTGGACGGGTACAGTAATATCTTTGACTGCATCAATCCACTCATCTAGCACCATGCCATAAAAAGGGGCGGCGGCTGCTATTTCGGCTGAGAACTTGCAAGCGGTAAGAAAGCTTAATCCTCCACCCAAGCAGAATCCAGTCACCCCAATGCGTTCGCATGGCAGCGCCGCCTCCCCCGGCTTATCGCGATACACATCTTTTTGCGACTTCAAAAAAGCCAACGCCGCTCGAATATCTGCTTCCACAGATTTAAGATCGAGGCGATACATCATTGCCATCGCTGATTCTACCTCATCATATCCAAACTTATTGTTAGGTAACTCGCGATAGTACAAATCGGGAACGAGTACCACATATCCTTCCCTCGCAATTCGGATTGCTACATCTCGAATGTGGGACGTTAAGCCAAAAGCCTCCATCAGCAGAAGAACAGCAGGCTTGTGGTTGGGCTCGGTTGGTGTCAGCAGGAAGGCAGGCATTTGTCCATCCGGTGCAGAGATCGAAACCTCAGTTTGTTCAATTTTCATCTTTTTTCCCCAGTAGAACCTACTGTTAATAGCTTAAAAAGCTTTCATGGCAGGACTCTAGAAAAAAGTTGCGGAGTTTTAGTAAGTTTTTGCGCGATTTCTATCCTTCATGCTTTTTTTAGGAGTTATTCCTACTGTGCGTTTGAAGCATTTCGTCAAGTGGCTTTGATCGGAGAAACCAGTTTGCACGGCAATATTTGCAATACTCAAATCGCTATGCTGCAGCAGATGTTTTGCCTTTTCAATTCGACTTTGTAGAATGTACTGATGTGGAGTTATACCCATCCTTTGTTTGAACAAACGGAGAAAATGATAGGGGCTGATTTGCGCGATCGCACTCAACTCTACTAGTTTCAAGTTCCGATCCAGATGCTCGTGAATATACTCCGTCACTTGTTGGAGCGTTAATTGAGATAATCCATTTGAATAACCAGATACCTTGGGTTGTGTGGTGCAATAGTTTCGTAAGAGGTGAAGCGCTAATGTGGTTTTAAGGCTATCAACTAGCAAATCCCCACCGATTTTGCCAACCTCTACTTCATCTCTCAAAGTTGAGAAAATCCCCTGTAGCAGCGCATCCGACCGATCCATAAACTGAGGAATGAGTTCAATGCGATCGCTATTCACAATATCTTGACCGACCTGTTGGAGAAGTGCAGGCTCAACTGCCAAAATTGCGAACTCAACTGAACCGTCCCAGTTACAGCTATGGGGAATACCTGCAGGAAGAATTGCAATATCTCCTTGATGTCGCGTTTCGCGGTACAACTTGCCATCCAACCACCGTTCTCCTTTTGAGGATGCGGGAAAACAAGAGGACACTGGAGAATGGGCAATGACGTGCATCGTATGTTGGTGCTCTGCAATTTCAAATTTTGGCTGTTGGTAAACTTCCAAATGCAGTTGGCTCCAGCCACAGCTTGAGAGGATGGATGGTTTGGGTAATAGCGAGTTTGCTGCATTGACTTTGCGGTAATCAATGACCGCTACTTGTTGTGCTGACATCCCATACCTCTGTGTGTTGGCATAGCCTTTCCATGAAAAATCGTTTGAACTCTTTTCTATTGTGTCAAACTCGGGTACACCATTGCCATACCTTGCGGTTCGTGGCTATATTTGCCGCTCTGCAACGGTCGATATGTCTCGTTGTACAAACACAGGCTGTTAGGATTCTTCATCACAAATTGCATCATCCGCCGATGTGCTTCACCTCGGAAAAATTGTTTCAAGTCATGTTCCGAACGCCAGTAACTGACCATAACGAGTTCGTTGGGTCCACAAATTCCTGCTTTGACTTGTACGCAACCTTCTGCTGTGGCAGTTGCGTTCTGAATCCAAAATGCATTTTTCCACATCCAGAAAAATCCTGTGCGATTGCGTGTCAAAAAGCCGTTAACAAAGACAACTGCCTCTGGATGCTCTGGCAAATTAATTTGGTAAATGGAATAGTTCATTATGCTTGACCTCTTCTGAGTGCTTGGTAGTGTTGCTTGGGATAAGATATATTCAACAAAAATATTATTCACTAAATTAAATACACAATTTATGTTATATTCAATTTAGTGAATATGTCAACTCAAAGTTTATGTCTCTTAGCTATGCCATTCTGTCAGTCCTAGTCAGTGCTTCGAGCAGTGGCTACGATCTAGCAAAGCGGTTCAATCCTTCAGTAGAAGGGTCAGTTGGTTTTTTTTGGAACGCTAGTTTTCAACAAATTTACCGAGAACTGAACCGTCTAGAAGAAAAAGAGTGGGTGCAAGCGGAATCAGTGCAGCAGGAGAATCGACCTGACAAACGCATTTATACAGTGACGGCATTGGGGAAACAGCAGTTGTGTCAGTGGATTGCCGAGCCAGAAGAGATGGCAGCGATCAAAGATGAATTACTCGTGAAACTCTATGCAGGACATCTCGTGTCTAACAAGACGATAGTGGCAAAGTTAGAAGCCCATCGACAGCAACATCAACAACGATTAGCAATTTATCAAGAAATTAAGAATCAGTACTTTAAAGATCCTCAAACGTTGTCCAATACTCTAAAGTTTGAGTACATGACCTTGCTACGGGGAATTCACCACGAAATGGGCTGGCTGGCTTGGTGTAATGAAATCGTGGTGTTATTAAAATCAGGATAAAGGCAAATGCGAAGTCAGTAACTTTGGAAGAGCTTGAAGTGGAATTAAGCAAGCAAATAAATTCTCAACAATAGTCAGTATTAAGAATCAGAATCATTGAATAGATCTGATAAATTTCGATAACCACTGATGACACGAAAAATCTCTACATCTTGCCCTATAGACATATAAAGAATGAGGTAGTTATCTACTGGGAGGCTGCGGATACCAGGTAAAATTTCATCACGTTGCCGTCCAAGGTTAGGGAACTTAGCAATTTTAGTAAACTTAGCATTAAGCTTACTCAAAAAAAGCTCTGATTGAGCTAAGCCAGATTGTTTAGCAATATAATCCGCAATTTCCTCGATATCTTTAATAGCAGGTTCGGTGAGGCGAAATTGTTGAGTCATGCTTCGTCTGAGACACCGTAGCGCGATCGCAAATTAGAAAGGATTTGAGCCATTGCAGTTGGACCATCAACAACTTCGCCCCTTTGAGATGCTAACAACCCAATGCTTGCTTCTTCTTGAAGCTCTTGCAATCGCCCTTGATAAATATCTTCTTGTTGTTCTAGGAGTTTTACACCTGCAAAAATAACTTCAATTGCGTTTTGATACTTCCCGCTTGTGAGTTGACGTTTTACTAGTGCTTCGACTTCAGGTGGCAGAGAAATGTGCATAGATTTTTTTTAAAGTAGCAGTAATCATAATTGTAAGCTATGCACTCCAATCATAGCCTAAAAGACCAATCCTGATGTTGCTGTAGATGCTTCGCCTTTTCATTCGACTCTGTAGAATATATTGGTATGGCGTTATACCCATTTTTTGCCTTCTAGTTGGACTTTATTTTAATAATTCTTCTGTTGCTCATCCGCAAAACACCACAGCCATTGCTCTCCTAATTCTGCTGAACTAATCACCATATGTCCGGTTTCTTCGTAGTGACGGCGGGAATGTTGATGTTCGGACGAGTCACAGCACAGCATCTTGCCACAAGTCTGACAAATGCGAAGATGTACCCAGCGACCATTAATCCGAATGCATTCTTCACAACGAAATACTGGGTAGTTTGCTTTAAGGATAAGATTTTCTAGAGTCAGTTCATTCAGGTGTTGACAAGACATAAAGTTTCTCGATATGAGTTGGGAGACTCGTTAAATGTTTCTTCCAATTACTAGAGTTTAACCTAACAGTGCGATCGCGAACAATCAAGAGCTAGGAAACTCATGCAACTGATTTAGAAACTCAGCAATTTTCTTTAGATTTTCTTAATTTCTTATTTTTTTGAAAATCCGGAATACTACTTTAATAACGTGTATCATTTTACAACCACTCAAATGTATCAATAATTACCTAAATAAAAATGCTGAAAAGGTTCACACGACTGAACGACAATAAATCTTCAAAAACCTTAGCCTATTGCTTTTCAACCGCTTTGGTCAAAAAAATTTGAAATCCTACTTTTCCCGTTAGTCCATGGAGGCGGACTTTTTTTGTACAGATGCGACTTCCAATCACCTCATTTATTCTTGACTCTAGAAGAATGAAAGAGTGCGATCGCGAAAGTCAATCCTCTCATTTATGTGATAGAAGCTACACGATAAGCGGGCTGATAGCAAGAAATCATTAGGTTAATCGATTATTCACTTTAGAGGAAAGCAAAAAGAAAAATGGCTGACCCAATTAATCAAACAATGAATATTTACGCATTATTAATTGGCATCGACTACTATCTACCTAATACGTTGTACAAGAGTCTGAAAGGATGCGTGCGTGACATAAATCTTGTAGCAGACTATCTCATAAAAACTTTGCAAATTCCTTCTGAAAGGATGTTTAAGCTCACTTCTCCAAATCCTGGAACCTCTGATAATACCGAAATCCTGGACTTAACACCAACCTATGAAAATATTGTTGCAAAGTTTCGTACCGTCACAGAAATAGCGCAACCAGGAGAGCAAGTATACATTCACTACTCCGGACATGGAGGACGTGCAAAAACCATTTATGAAAAACTGAAAGGGGCTGACCAATATGATGAATGTATTGTGCCAATGGATATTGGCAATGGAGGTCGCTACTTACTGGATATCGAATTAACAACTCTCTTGAAGCGAATGACGGATAAAGGGTTGGTTGTCACAATTATTATGGATAGCTGCCACTCTGGAGGAGTAACCCGAGGTGATGCTGCTATCCGAGGCGGAGAAGAAACTGACAAAACACCGCCTAACCATAAAAGCTTGGTTGCCGAAGATGAAGAGTTGATCGCAAATTGGAAAGCTCTAAATGGAGGAATAGATGGTGACACAGCATGGGTTCCTCCAGCAAATAATTACCTTCTCTTGGCAGCCTGCCGTCCTAATGAGTATGCATACGAGTATGCATTTGATGGTAAGGAGCGACATGGAGCGCTAACTTACTGGATCGTTCAAACTCTGGCAACTAGTTCCACAACAGGATTGAGTTTCAGGGCGTTGTACGATCGCGTTTGCGCTCAAATTCAGAGTAAGTTTCCTCAACAATTACCCATGTTGGTTGGTGATGGCACTCGCATAGTCTTTGGAAATGAGAACTTACCGCATCACTACACGCTAGCAGTTACTAGTGTAAACTCTAACCAAAAACAAGTTACCTTGAATGCTGGGTTAGCTCATGGACTCAGTGATGGCACAAGATTTGCCATTTACCTACTGAATACAACAGATTTTTCCAAGCGGCAACAACAACTAGCAATTGTTGAACTCGAAGACGTTCAAGCCAATAAAGCGGTTGCTAGAGTTTTAGAACCTCAAGAGGGGGGTATTGCGGTTACAGAAAAAATCGAACTAGGTGCTCCTGCTGTTATGGTATCTGCACCCGTCGATCTCGTGCGTCGAGTTCGCTTGTTTGACACGAAAGAAGTAGGAGATAAAGAAAATCAATTACCATCCGAGTTAGCTGGAAAACAAAAAGAAGCTTTAGAGCCAGTTCGGCAAGCTTTGGCTGGCAATGGTTGGGTGGTTGAAGTAGAACCTGGTGACAAGCAAGAGGCTCACTATCAAGTTGCGGTTGGTAGAGATGGCGAGTATGAAATTTGTATTGGCACGCCTCTTAAAAACTTAGGTTTACCACTGCAAATTGATGCTCCAAATGCAGCGACTGGGATAGTCAATCGCTTGGTTCATTTAGCAAAATATCAAGCAGTTCAGGCACTTGATAATCCAGCTTCTGAACTTGCTGATTATCTTGAATTTGAATTAGTAGACCAGAGAAAGCAATCGTTTTCTGAAACTAACAATTTAGTTTTAACACCAGGGGAATCAGTGTTTTTACGAGTCAAGAATACCTATTCTCAACCTCTCAGTATTGCTGTTCTCGATTTAGAACCCACTTGGGCTATTTCTCAAATTCCCATTGAGGGAATTTCTAGTATTTTCTTTTCTATTGAAAAGGACCAACAAGTACATATAAGAATGAGTCCTGCTTTGCCAAGAGGATACAAACAAGCTGAAGAAACACTCAAACTGTTTGCAACTCGCGGTCTTGCTAACTTCCAATGGCTAACTTTGAATGCTCTAGATAAGGATTTTGGTCAAAGAGGAAATCTTGATGGACACCTTGAGGAGGAAGCAGAAAAACTTACAGAAAGGGGAGAAGCTCATCATATCAATCCTCTCAACAAACTCTTGGCTACTATTGGTGCTGATGTTGACACTCCACCACCGCCTGAGTTAACTCGTGCAATGGTTTACGAACCCGATCCCAATGCTGAATGGGCAACCAAACAGGTAAAGTTTACTATTAAGCAATAGTTTCTAAATAGGGCTATCAAAGAGAATTGCACGAGAATTAAAAATAACAAATTCCTTTCTTGATTTTGACAGCCCCTCTACTATGAAAACTCGATTTATTGTTCAGTTAGCTAATGACAAAATCTGAACTTTTTGTAAAGGAGTTAAGGCTTGAAGACAATACTAATTTTAGCATCCAATCCCAAAGGAACTTCAGCCCTCGATTTAGACCGTGAAATTCGCGACATTCGAGAAGGTTTGAGGCGATCGCAAAATCGCGATGAATTTCGCATCGAAGTACGAGGAGCAGTACGCCCTATCGATCTGAGACGCGCCTTGTTAGATGTTGAACCGCAAATTATTCATTTCTGCGGACATGGAACTGGCAATGATGGTTTGGTTTTAGAAGGTGACGATGGCGAAGAACGTCTTGTTAGTGGTGAAACGCTATCTGGATTGTTTAAACTTTTTGCCAATAAAGTGGAATGTGTTTTACTGAATGCCTGTTACTCGGAAGAGCAAGCAACGGCAATTGTTCAACACATTAACTATGTCATTGGTATGAATCGCGAGATTCTGGACGAAGCCGCCATCGCATTTGCTGTGGGTTTCTATGATGGCATTGGTGCTGGTAAGTCTATTGAAATGGCATATGAACTAGGCTGCAATGCAATCGATCTAGAATTGTCAGCGCCATCATCTCAGCATCGGAAGATGATTGTTCTTTCTTCTCCAGAAGAGACACAGAAAACTCTATCTTCAACGCATTCAATTCCGGTGTTGAAGAAGAAAAGCGAACCTAACACTATCAGTGTACCAACTACTACTGCGCTCGGAACATCCAACAGCGAATCTCTTATTGGTCATGCGGATTGGATTCGTTCCCTCGCATTTAGTCCTGATGGTAAAAGGCTTTTAAGCAGCAGCAACGATAAAACAGTGAGACTGTGGGATGTGCAATCGGGTCAACTCTTACATCTGCTAACAGGACATCGCGATCGCATCAAATGTGTTGGTATCAGCCCTGACGGACAAATTCTGCTCAGTAGCAGTACTGATGCGATCGTTAAGGCATGGGATTACAGTCAACTGTCAGATAAAAAAACAGGAGATTGTCGCTACACAATAAAAGCTTCTTCT
It encodes the following:
- a CDS encoding dienelactone hydrolase family protein, which encodes MKIEQTEVSISAPDGQMPAFLLTPTEPNHKPAVLLLMEAFGLTSHIRDVAIRIAREGYVVLVPDLYYRELPNNKFGYDEVESAMAMMYRLDLKSVEADIRAALAFLKSQKDVYRDKPGEAALPCERIGVTGFCLGGGLSFLTACKFSAEIAAAAPFYGMVLDEWIDAVKDITVPVHLFFGGVDPFIPCDRIRQIESRFQELGKDYTLKVYPNAGHGFFCHERSDYNRLAAEDAWQQLTQFFKRHLHRES
- a CDS encoding helix-turn-helix domain-containing protein, which translates into the protein MSAQQVAVIDYRKVNAANSLLPKPSILSSCGWSQLHLEVYQQPKFEIAEHQHTMHVIAHSPVSSCFPASSKGERWLDGKLYRETRHQGDIAILPAGIPHSCNWDGSVEFAILAVEPALLQQVGQDIVNSDRIELIPQFMDRSDALLQGIFSTLRDEVEVGKIGGDLLVDSLKTTLALHLLRNYCTTQPKVSGYSNGLSQLTLQQVTEYIHEHLDRNLKLVELSAIAQISPYHFLRLFKQRMGITPHQYILQSRIEKAKHLLQHSDLSIANIAVQTGFSDQSHLTKCFKRTVGITPKKSMKDRNRAKTY
- a CDS encoding monooxygenase family protein, which gives rise to MNYSIYQINLPEHPEAVVFVNGFLTRNRTGFFWMWKNAFWIQNATATAEGCVQVKAGICGPNELVMVSYWRSEHDLKQFFRGEAHRRMMQFVMKNPNSLCLYNETYRPLQSGKYSHEPQGMAMVYPSLTQ
- a CDS encoding PadR family transcriptional regulator, yielding MSLSYAILSVLVSASSSGYDLAKRFNPSVEGSVGFFWNASFQQIYRELNRLEEKEWVQAESVQQENRPDKRIYTVTALGKQQLCQWIAEPEEMAAIKDELLVKLYAGHLVSNKTIVAKLEAHRQQHQQRLAIYQEIKNQYFKDPQTLSNTLKFEYMTLLRGIHHEMGWLAWCNEIVVLLKSG
- a CDS encoding type II toxin-antitoxin system RelE/ParE family toxin, whose product is MTQQFRLTEPAIKDIEEIADYIAKQSGLAQSELFLSKLNAKFTKIAKFPNLGRQRDEILPGIRSLPVDNYLILYMSIGQDVEIFRVISGYRNLSDLFNDSDS
- a CDS encoding ribbon-helix-helix domain-containing protein, giving the protein MHISLPPEVEALVKRQLTSGKYQNAIEVIFAGVKLLEQQEDIYQGRLQELQEEASIGLLASQRGEVVDGPTAMAQILSNLRSRYGVSDEA
- a CDS encoding UBP-type zinc finger domain-containing protein, with the protein product MSCQHLNELTLENLILKANYPVFRCEECIRINGRWVHLRICQTCGKMLCCDSSEHQHSRRHYEETGHMVISSAELGEQWLWCFADEQQKNY
- a CDS encoding caspase family protein codes for the protein MADPINQTMNIYALLIGIDYYLPNTLYKSLKGCVRDINLVADYLIKTLQIPSERMFKLTSPNPGTSDNTEILDLTPTYENIVAKFRTVTEIAQPGEQVYIHYSGHGGRAKTIYEKLKGADQYDECIVPMDIGNGGRYLLDIELTTLLKRMTDKGLVVTIIMDSCHSGGVTRGDAAIRGGEETDKTPPNHKSLVAEDEELIANWKALNGGIDGDTAWVPPANNYLLLAACRPNEYAYEYAFDGKERHGALTYWIVQTLATSSTTGLSFRALYDRVCAQIQSKFPQQLPMLVGDGTRIVFGNENLPHHYTLAVTSVNSNQKQVTLNAGLAHGLSDGTRFAIYLLNTTDFSKRQQQLAIVELEDVQANKAVARVLEPQEGGIAVTEKIELGAPAVMVSAPVDLVRRVRLFDTKEVGDKENQLPSELAGKQKEALEPVRQALAGNGWVVEVEPGDKQEAHYQVAVGRDGEYEICIGTPLKNLGLPLQIDAPNAATGIVNRLVHLAKYQAVQALDNPASELADYLEFELVDQRKQSFSETNNLVLTPGESVFLRVKNTYSQPLSIAVLDLEPTWAISQIPIEGISSIFFSIEKDQQVHIRMSPALPRGYKQAEETLKLFATRGLANFQWLTLNALDKDFGQRGNLDGHLEEEAEKLTERGEAHHINPLNKLLATIGADVDTPPPPELTRAMVYEPDPNAEWATKQVKFTIKQ
- a CDS encoding CHAT domain-containing protein: MKTILILASNPKGTSALDLDREIRDIREGLRRSQNRDEFRIEVRGAVRPIDLRRALLDVEPQIIHFCGHGTGNDGLVLEGDDGEERLVSGETLSGLFKLFANKVECVLLNACYSEEQATAIVQHINYVIGMNREILDEAAIAFAVGFYDGIGAGKSIEMAYELGCNAIDLELSAPSSQHRKMIVLSSPEETQKTLSSTHSIPVLKKKSEPNTISVPTTTALGTSNSESLIGHADWIRSLAFSPDGKRLLSSSNDKTVRLWDVQSGQLLHLLTGHRDRIKCVGISPDGQILLSSSTDAIVKAWDYSQLSDKKTGDCRYTIKASSKTLTLVQALPVNPNPQRSCFATGAEHGKISLWDLKTGKWLRSIQAHQSAVLTLAFSSDGRMLASGGQNSTVKLWDLDKGTEQPAYIIPYAHLSEVLSLAISSQTQTLISSGADRTIKLWDLATGEKKAPHILTGHAGRVWCVAISPDGTKIASASADYTVKLWDLATGKLLQTFTGHLGEVRAVAFSPDGNLIASGGDDMEIKLWQLQV